In Archocentrus centrarchus isolate MPI-CPG fArcCen1 chromosome 21, fArcCen1, whole genome shotgun sequence, the following are encoded in one genomic region:
- the LOC115801197 gene encoding olfactory receptor 4D1-like, translating into MENSSQIVSFVLAAYGNTGELKYLYFSIILLWYLSICVANTLLIVVIHVDRRLHEPMYILLCNLCVNSLNVSTSLYPLLLSQMFSDSHEVTLPWCFLQMCCMYTSAPAEFCSLAAMAYDRYIAICHPLHYDAIMNTERVFVMILLVWIYSFVSFILSFSFIFSLKFCGNIIDNVYCDHRLIIKLSCSVSVYSNISEIFFLFVSIFIPFSLILVSYMKILAICRKTSKENKQKAVTTCTPQIVSVSNLFVDCIFHSIDFRFLVTHVPDEVRVILSIYIFICQPMLTPFMYGFNLPKIRESYKRLLFQRK; encoded by the coding sequence ATGGAAAACTCAAGTCAGATTGTGTCTTTTGTACTGGCTGCTTATGGAAACACTGGAGAGTTAAAATACCTGTATTTTAGCATAATACTGTTGTGGTACCTCTCTATATGTGTGGCCAACACACTTCTTATTGTGGTCATACATGTGGACAGAAGGCTGCATGAGCCAATGTATATACTGCTTTGCAATTTATGTGTGAATTCATTAAATGTCAGCACATCGCTGTATCCTCTTCTGCTCTCACAGATGTTTTCAGACAGCCATGAAGTGACCCTGCCGTGGTGTTTTCTGCAGATGTGTTGTATGTATACAAGTGCTCCTGCTGAGTTTTGCAGTTTAGCAGCCATGGCCTATGACAGATATATTGCCATCTGTCATCCATTACACTATGATGCCATTATGAACACAGAGAGGGTGTTTGTGATGATTCTGCTTGTGtggatttattcatttgttagttttattctctcattttcatttatcttcAGTTTAAAGTTTTGTGGAAATATTATTGACAATGTGTATTGTGACCACAGATTAATAATTAAACTTTCATGTTCTGTTTCAGTCTATAGCAATATTTCTGAGAtattctttctctttgtcagtattttcataccATTCAGTCTCAttttagtctcttacatgaaaATTTTGGCAATTTGTCgaaaaacatcaaaagaaaacaagcagaaagcCGTGACTACTTGCACACCTCAGATCGTCTCTGTGTCAAACCTGTTTGTTGACTGCATTTTTCACTCTATTGACTTCAGGTTTTTAGTCACTCATGTACCAGATGAAGTCCGTGTAattttatctatatatatctttaTTTGTCAACCAATGCTCACGCCCTTTATGTATGGATTTAATTTACCAAAGATAAGAGAATCATATAAAAGGCttctgtttcaaagaaaataa
- the LOC115801235 gene encoding putative gustatory receptor clone PTE01, with amino-acid sequence MENSSEIVSFVLAAYGNTGELKYLYLSIILLWYLSICVANTLLIVVIHVDRRLHEPMYILLCNLCVNEINVSTSLYPLLLSQMFSDSHEVTLPWCFLQMCCMYTSGPAELCSLAAMAYDRYIAICHPLRYNVLMNTKRVFVMILLVWIYAFLSFFLSYSFIFSLKFCGNIIDNVYCDHRLVIKLSCSVSVHSNISEIFFAIVSIFIPFSLISISYMKILAICQKTSKEHKQKAVTTCTPQIVSVSNLFVACIFFFMDFKFLISEVPNEVRVILPLYLLICQPMLTPFMYGFNLPKIRESCKKLLFNRK; translated from the coding sequence ATGGAAAACTCAAGCGAGATCGTGTCCTTTGTGTTGGCTGCTTATGGAAACACTGGAGAGCTAAAATACCTGTATTTAAGCATAATACTGTTGTGGTACCTCTCTATATGCGTGGCCAACACACTTCTTATTGTGGTCATACATGTGGACAGAAGGCTGCATGAGCCAATGTATATACTGCTTTGCAATTTATGTGTGAATGAAATAAATGTTAGCACATCGCTGTATCCTCTTCTGCTCTCACAGATGTTTTCAGACAGCCATGAAGTGACCCTGCCGTGGTGTTTTCTGCAGATGTGTTGTATGTATACAAGTGGCCCAGCTGAGTTGTGCAGTTTAGCAGCCATGGCCTATGACAGATATATCGCCATCTGTCATCCATTACGCTATAATGTCCTTATGAACACAAAGAGGGTGTTTGTGATGATTCTTCTTGTGTGGATTTAtgcatttcttagtttttttctctcatattCATTTATCTTCAGTTTGAAGTTTTGTGGAAATATTATTGACAATGTGTATTGTGACCACAGATTAGTAATTAAACTTTCATGTTCTGTTTCAGTCCATAGCAATATATCAGAGATATTTTTTGCCATTGTGAGTATTTTCATACCATTCAGTCTCATTTCAATCTCTTACATGAAGATATTGGCAATTTGTCAAAAAACATCGAAAGAACACAAGCAGAAAGCCGTGACTACTTGCACACCTCAGATCGTCTCTGTGTCAAACCTGTTTGttgcatgcatttttttctttatggatTTCAAATTTTTAATCTCTGAGGTACCAAATGAAGTCCGTGTAATTTTACCTTTGTATCTCCTCATTTGTCAACCAATGCTTACGCCCTTTATGTATGGATTTAATTTGCCAAAAATAAGAGAATCATGTAAAAAGCTTCTGTTTAACAGAAAATAA
- the LOC115801156 gene encoding olfactory receptor 10A3-like, translating to MENSSQIVSFVLAAYGNTGELKYLYFSIILLWYLSICVANTLLIVVIHVDRRLHEPMYILLCNLCVNEIKVSTSLYPLLLSQMFSDSHEVTLPWCFLQMCFMYTSTPAEFCSLAAMAYDRYIAICHPLHYNVFMNTERVFVMILLVWIYSFLSFILSFSFIFSLKFCGNIIDNVYCNHQLMIKLSCSVSVHSNISDIFFVILSIFIPFNLILVSYMKILAVCQKTSRENKQKAMTTCTPQIVSVSNLFVGCIFSFIDFRFLVGKGPDEVRVILPMYLLICQPILTPFMYGFNLPKIRQSCKKLLFQRK from the coding sequence ATGGAAAACTCAAGTCAGATTGTGTCCTTTGTGTTGGCTGCTTATGGAAACACTGGAGAGCTAAAATACCTGTATTTTAGCATAATACTGTTGTGGTACCTCTCTATATGTGTGGCCAACACACTTCTTATTGTGGTCATACATGTGGACAGAAGGCTGCATGAGCCAATGTATATACTGCTTTGCAATTTATGtgtgaatgaaataaaagtCAGCACATCGCTGTATCCTCTTCTGCTCTCACAGATGTTTTCAGACAGCCATGAAGTGACCCTGCCGTGGTGTTTTCTGCAGATGTGTTTTATGTATACAAGTACTCCTGCTGAGTTTTGCAGTTTAGCAGCCATGGCCTATGACAGATATATTGCCATTTGTCATCCATTACACTATAAtgtctttatgaacacagagaGGGTGTTTGTGATGATTCTGCTTGTGTGGATTTATTCATTTCTTAGTTTTattctctcattttcatttatcttcAGTTTGAAGTTTTGTGGAAATATTATTGACAATGTGTATTGTAACCACCAATTAATGATTAAACTTTCATGTTCTGTTTCAGTCCATAGCAATATATCTGACATATTTTTTGTCATATTGAGTATTTTCATACCATTCAATCTCAttttagtctcttacatgaagATATTGGCAGTTTGTCAAAAAACATCGagagaaaacaagcagaaagcCATGACTACTTGCACACCTCAGATTGTCTCTGTGTCAAACCTGTTTGTTGgctgcattttttcttttattgactTCAGGTTTTTAGTGGGTAAGGGACCAGATGAAGTCCGTGTAATTTTACCTATGTATCTCCTCATTTGTCAACCAATACTCACACCTTTTATGTATGGATTTAATTTGCCAAAGATAAGGCAATCATGTAAAAAGCttctgtttcaaagaaaataa